In Castanea sativa cultivar Marrone di Chiusa Pesio chromosome 6, ASM4071231v1, a single window of DNA contains:
- the LOC142640751 gene encoding aconitate hydratase, cytoplasmic-like has translation MATSSSALLRAPRLRLSRLSTTTSLSSASASSSSQAYASFANQKQRFLSTKAFRSLRWSATTRWSHGVNWRGGGSSISLRAQARTAAPVHDRNLSTSATEHAFKKILTSLPKPGGGEFGKFYSLPALNDSRIDRLPYSIRILLESAIRNCDNFQVTVDDVEKIIDWENTSPKQVEIPFKPARVLLQDFTGVPAVVDLACMRDAMKKLGADPNKINPLVPVDLVVDHSVQVDVARSENAVQANMEHEFRRNKERFAFLKWGSSAFHNMLVVPPGSGIVHQVNLEYLGRVVFNTDGTLYPDSVVGTDSHTTMIDGLGVAGWGVGGIEAEATMLGQPMSMVLPGVVGFKLSGKLHNGVTATDLVLTVTQMLRKHGVVGKFVEFYGEGMGELSLADRATIANMSPEYGATMGFFPVDHVTLQYLKLTGRSDETVSMIETYLRANKMFVDYNEPQQERVYTSYLQLDLADVEPCVSGPKRPHDRVSLKEMKADWHACLDNQVGFKGFAVPKEEKDKVIEFSFHGQPAELKHGSVVIAAITSCTNTSNPSVMLGAGLVAKKACELGLQVKPWIKTSLAPGSGVVTKYLLKSGLQKYLNEQGFHIVGYGCTTCIGNSGELDESVASAISDNDVIAAAVLSGNRNFEGRVHALTRANYLASPPLVVAYALAGTVDIDFDKEPIGTGKDGKTVFFKDLWPSNEEIAEVVQTSVLPDMFKSTYEAITKGNPMWNQLSVPSSTLYSWDPNSTYIHEPPYFNDMTMDPPGPHGVKDAFCLLKFGDSITTDHISPAGSIHKDSPAAKYLLEHGVDYKDFNSYGSRRGNDEVMARGTFANIRLVNKLLNGEVGPKTIHIPTGEKLYVFDAAMKYKAAGQDTIVLAGAEYGSGSSRDWAAKGPALLGVKAVIAKSFERIHRSNLVGMGIIPLSFKPGEDVETLGLTGHERYTIDLPSKISEIRPGQDVTVTTDIGKSFTCTVRFDTEVELAYFDHGGILPYVIRNLSKE, from the exons ATGGCCACGTCATCGTCGGCCTTGCTCAGAGCTCCGCGGTTGCGACTCTCTAGGCTCTCGACGACGACGTCGTTGTCTTCAGCCTCGGCTTCTTCGTCGTCGCAAGCGTACGCGTCGTTTGCGAATCAGAAGCAGAGGTTCTTATCGACGAAGGCGTTTCGGTCGCTGAGGTGGTCGGCGACGACGCGGTGGAGCCACGGCGTGAATTGGCGGGGCGGCGGTTCTTCCATTAGCCTTCGAGCCCAGGCCCGAACCGCCGCTCCGGTTCACGACCGAAATCTCTCAACTTCCG CAACTGAACATGCTTTCAAGAAAATATTGACCAGTCTTCCCAAGCCTGGAGGTGGCGAGTTCGGGAAATTCTATAGTTTGCCGGCTCTGAATGATTCCAGAATTG ACAGGCTGCCATACTCTATAAGGATTCTTTTGGAATCTGCCATACGTAATTGTGACAACTTCCAAGTtactgttgatgatgttgaaaaGATTATTGATTGGGAGAATACATCTCCAAAGCAAGTTGAAATTCCCTTCAAGCCTGCTCGTGTTCTCTTGCAG GACTTTACTGGAGTACCGGCAGTGGTTGACCTTGCTTGCATGCGGGATGCCATGAAGAAGCTTGGTGCGGATCCTAACAAGATCAATCCATTG GTTCCAGTAGACCTTGTTGTTGATCATTCTGTTCAAGTTGATGTGGCTAGATCCGAAAATGCAGTACAGGCTAATATGGAACATGAGTTTCGGAGGAATAAGGAGAGATTTGCTTTTCTTAAGTGGGGATCATCTGCTTTCCATAACATGCTTGTCGTTCCTCCTGGTTCAGGAATTGTTCACCAG GTTAATCTGGAATACCTTGGAAGGGTTGTTTTTAACACTGATGGCACTCTCTACCCTGATAGTGTGGTGGGTACTGATTCCCACACAACTATGATTGATGGGTTGGGAGTTGCAGGCTGGGGAGTTGGAGGAATAGAAGCTGAGGCAACAATGCTTGGGCAG CCAATGAGCATGGTGTTGCCTGGTGTTGTTGGATTCAAGTTGTCAGGGAAACTGCATAATGGTGTTACCGCGACTGACCTAGTTTTAACTGTGACCCAAATGTTGAGGAAGCATGGTGTTGTTGGCAAGTTTGTTGAGTTTTATG GTGAGGGTATGGGTGAATTATCACTGGCTGATAGGGCCACTATTGCTAACATGTCTCCCGAATATGGGGCAACCATGGGCTTTTTCCCTGTAGATCATGTGACATTGCAATACCTTAAATTAACTGGAAGAAGTGATGAGACA GTGTCAATGATAGAAACATATTTGCGTGCAAACAAAATGTTTGTTGACTATAATGAG CCTCAGCAAGAAAGAGTGTACACATCTTATCTGCAATTGGACTTGGCAGATGTTGAACCCTGTGTTTCAGGACCAAAGCG GCCTCATGACCGGGTCTCATTGAAAGAGATGAAGGCTGACTGGCATGCATGTCTTGACAACCAAGTTGGATTTAAG GGCTTTGCTGTACCAAAAGAGGAAAAGGATAAGGTGATAGAATTTTCATTCCATGGACAACCTGCTGAACTTAAGCATGGTAGTGTGGTCATTGCAGCTATTACAAGTTGTACAAACACATCAAACCCTAGTGTCATGCTTGGCGCTGGTCTTGTTGCAAAGAAAGCCTGTGAACTAGGTTTGCAG GTTAAACCATGGATTAAAACAAGTCTTGCTCCTGGTTCTGGAGTTGTTACTAAATATCTGCTCAAGAG TGGTCTGCAAAAGTACTTAAATGAGCAAGGCTTTCATATTGTTGGCTATGGCTGTACAACATGTATAGGGAATTCTGGGGAACTTGATGAATCAGTTGCTTCTGCAATTTCAGATAATG ACGTTATTGCTGCTGCTGTTCTGTCTGGAAACAGAAACTTTGAAGGCCGTGTGCATGCATTAACGAGAGCTAACTATCTTGCTTCACCTCCTTTGGTTGTTGCCTATGCACTTGCTGGCACG GTTGACATTGACTTTGACAAAGAGCCAATTGGCACAGGGAAGGATGGGAAGACTGTATTCTTCAAAGACCTCTGGCCCAGTAATGAAGAAATTGCAGAG GTAGTCCAAACTAGTGTGTTGCCTGATATGTTCAAGAGCACTTATGAGGCTATCACAAAGGGGAACCCCATGTGGAATCAGCTTTCGGTCCCCTCTTCAACTCTTTACTCTTGGGATCCAAATTCAACCTACATTCATGAGCCACCATATTTTAATGACATGACTATGGACCCTCCTGGTCCTCATGGAGTAAAAGATGCCTTTTGCTTGCTCAAATTTGGTGACAGTATAACCACTGATCATATATCTCCAGCAGGGAGTATCCACAAGGATAGCCCTGCTGCAAAGTATCTACTTGAGCATGGGGTTGATTACAAGGACTTCAATTCCTATGGAAGTCGTCGCGGCAATGATGAAGTCATGGCAAGGGGTACTTTTGCCAATATTCGTCTTGTCAACAAGCTCTTGAATGGAGAAGTGGGTCCCAAGACAATTCACATCCCAACAGGAGAGAAGCTTTATGTGTTTGATGCAGCAATG AAGTACAAGGCTGCTGGGCAGGACACAATTGTCTTAGCTGGAGCAGAGTATGGAAGTGGCAGTTCTCGAGATTGGGCTGCCAAGGGTCCAGCACTACTT GGAGTGAAAGCTGTGATTGCAAAGAGCTTTGAGAGAATCCATCGCAGCAATCTGGTTGGAATGGGAATTATTCCACTTTCTTTCAAGCCTGGTGAGGATGTAGAAACACTAGGATTGACAGGTCATGAGCGCTATACAATAGACCTTCCAAGCAAAATCAGTGAGATAAGGCCTGGCCAAGATGTTACTGTGACAACTGACATTGGCAAATCTTTCACGTGCACAGTCCGCTTTGACACAGAG GTGGAGTTGGCATATTTTGATCATGGTGGCATTCTTCCATATGTCATCCGAAACCTGAGCAAAGAGTAA